Genomic DNA from Brassica rapa cultivar Chiifu-401-42 chromosome A04, CAAS_Brap_v3.01, whole genome shotgun sequence:
TACTACTTTCACCATTTGATGAAACGGTTTAACGTTGAGCCTAATTTGCAGCATTACACATGCGTCGTTGGGCTTTTGAGCAAGGCTGGATTGTTTGAGGAGGTTGAGAGTTTCATGAGAGAAGCTCCGGTCCAATGGGATGTTGTTGCATGGAGTTCTTTGCTAAACGCTTGTTACGTTCGCCGGAACTACAGTTTAGGGAAAAAGGTTGCGGAGTACGCCATCGAGATGTATCCGAACAACTCAGGGATTTACATATTGTTGTCTAATATCCACGCCAAGTCAAAAGAGTGGGACGGTGTGGCGAGAGTGCGTTCTCTGATGAAGGAGAGGCGAGTTAAGAAGGAGCCTGGAGTGAGCTGGATATGTATTCGGAACCAAACGCATACGTTTCTCTCGGAGGATAACCAACACTCGGAGATTGTGCTGATTTACGCAAAGGTGAAGGAGGTTTTGTCGAAGATTAGGCCGTTGGGGTATTCTCCTGATGTTGCTGGGGGTTACCATGATGTAGACGCAGAGCAGAGTGAGAGCAACCTCTGTTATCACAGCGAGAAGCTAGCTGTGGCGTATGGTCTGATGAAAACTCCGGAGAACTCGCCATTGTACGTGACTAAGAACGTGAGGATATGTGATGATTGTCACTCTGCGATCAAGCTTATCTCGAGGCTCTCGAACCGGTTGATAGTTGTCAGAGATTCCAACCGGTTCCACCATTTCAAAGATGGTCAGTGTTCTTGTTGTGATTACTGGTGAAGACTTAAAAGTTGTCAATCATTATTTTATAGGTGTAAATAGTGTCTactagttctttttttttttaggtttcaGGCTTAACCTCTTCATGTATGTGACAATAGTCTATAGTAGCTTTTGATATTAAAGTTTGATAATTATTACAAGAAACTATGATTTCAGGAGAGATTGTTCTCCATGAACTTCACAAATCCATGGAAATCGATTCTTCCATCTTTGTTTCCGTCGAACGAGCTGATCATTCTCCTGCAGTTATCAAGGTTAGATCCTTGCTTTAAGCCAAGGATTGTCAAAACTCTCTGTAAATCTACTGGATCAAGAAACCCATCTTTGTTTTCATCAAAGACATCAAAAGCTTGCTTCACTTCCTCCAAGCTCGGCTCTTTCTCTTCAAACAGATTCGAAAGCTCCTCAGCAGTGTAACGTTTCTGAACTCCTAAGCTTTCTGGGTCGGTGATAAGTCCTAAGCTTTGCATCACCATCTCTGCATCTTCTATGCAAGGACCATCATCGTGTGTGATTGAGCTCTGAACCTCGAGATTTTTGCTCTTCTTCTCGGAAACATATTGTTGGTGTTGAAGAAGTGGGCAACACCTGGAGAAAAGGATCTGAGCGAAAGAAACCCATCTGAAAAACACGCTGAGGAAGGTATCCACCAGACCAAACAAAGGGAAAGCAGAAGAGTGTTGGCTTTGGGACAAGGAACTCTTTTCCATGGTTATAAGACAGTATAAGTGGTTTACAGTCATAAGTTTGGTTATGTTCCGAAACTAAAAACTTAGcaaatgaaaatgaaatgaaatgtgTGTGAAGGAGATGTGGGAGATATGAGTGTTATTTATAAATGCATGAAGTGAGGAAGGTGCAGCTGCAAGAAGAGACTAGGAAAGAGGAAACTCACAAAGAAACTTTGTCTAAGAAATGAATAAGTAAAAGTTGAGTGGGAAATTTCTTGTGCTGCACCATTTCATGGGAGTTGTACTTTTGGACATATTTGAAGGAAAGTTTTAtcagttttctatttttatgatttAAGTGTATTTTATTCTTGACATatgatgtttcaaaaaaaaaaaaaaaaaaaattcttgacaTATGAAAGGTATCATCATTGTTAATAGGGATATCACGTCTCGCTTTCATCGTGTCTTACCGTGTGATAcatttaagttttaaaattactagTTTCAGAAATTTACAAATTgtcatgtttttcttttacgGCAAACTTGGGGACAAGATCATTTTTCTATGCTTAACCTTTTCGTGTAAGAATATGCTTAGATAACTGTTTTGATTGTTATTTCTTAAGCTAGTTAATGTTGTTCGATCGGCTTTTGCCTTGTCTAGTTAAGGTTGTCGTGTAAGTATTTTGCGTGTTTGATTCCGGGATTgtaatagtttttttcttttcttttcggGATTGTAATAGTTAGGCCATCAGCTTTTGTTTTGAGATTGTACTCAATCAACTGCCAGCTTGTGTTATTGAGATGAAAGTAGTGCAATCACCAACTAATTTGTTTCGATCATATGTATCTGGTTTTAGGTTATCAAtaaaatttgacaaaaaaataacctTTTTCAACTGAGAAGCCAACTTTAATGACTttcaaaaatgtttataaacCCCAATCCCAACCTTGACATCAAAGAATACTCACCTATCTCCCCcctatctttctttctctcttgttgAGGTTTGTACACTCTAGTAGCCCCTTTTCTAATGAAGAGTCatcaaaacattttattttcaaacaaCGTGATACTTTTCCCTTTGGACCGGAAAGTATATATAAGCCTGAGACGATCGTAGCCTGAAAACATAGAAGCAGTTAAGTCTCTCTAagatatatataactaatttccACAATTAACTATAGTGATTTTCTTCTCTTCACAAAAAAGTACTGATTGTTTTCTCACCATGATTCATGACTTGGTTGACTAAGACAAACACGAATTAATGTCACAGTTGCAACTAATTTCCTTCGTAATTTCCAGGAAATTGCTAGTGAACAAGATTGAGACTGAGTGGCTTCCTCTTCTTTTGAACTCTGTTATCTTtctcaaatcaaaattttcttagattGGTTGTTTTGGTCAATATGTGCTAAATCATGAAGAGAGCTTgaggaagaaaaaaatttaagagcAACCCAAAAGTAGGGCATTTTCAACgtaattagaaaaataaaattgcaAATAGTAGAATCTATTTAAAATGGTTTTGTTACacaaaaaatctaaatctactattttgattttttgttattttataaataaattagatcGTTTCAGATTTGTATTAAAAGGTGTTTTCAGTTGTACATTCGAATTTATCACaaagatattttaaatattcttttaattgGTATTGTAGATAACTATATTCATAAAAGATGActgcaagaaaataaaaataaaagataatctaAAAATTAACCCATTTTCAAATGTTGTGGGAGATACATCTTTCAAAAGTTCAATTAATTCAACAAATCATAATATAAGAATAAAACTTGAGCATCTCGATTGAACTTCATAACTAACAGATATTCTTCCTCAAGTTTTGTGCCATGTCAAAGTCCCCATGATGAATATCTTGCTAGGCAGTTCAGCAGCGGATGGAGAGAGATACGTAATTCTTTCTTCACCAAGATCAACATCCGTAATATACACAAATCCAGCAACAATGCTGCAAAAATTCATACACAATTACTGATTAATGACTACCTTATCATGCCTTAGGTTTAATCATACAAAGTTTGGAGATAGCTACCTTGAGATAATGTGATGAGGCTGTTTAGCGTATGAGATAGCCAGAACTGTATTCAGAAGATCTTTGTCAATCAACACAGGTGTGATCCTCAAAGGTTCAGTAGACCTTGACTTCTCTATCAAGGCACCGATTCGATAAACTTGCATATCAGTGAACTTGGCGGTTTTGGTGTAGGCCGTGAGATTGTTTGTGGCTCCACTGAAATATCTCTGTGAATAAGAAAAGCAAAAGCCATTTGCTTTAATCaaacatattacatatatagaaagaaaatcaaataaagAAATCGCCAGAGCTAAAAATAATTTACCTGAATGCTATTGTTCCTCAACATTTTGCGAAAATCAGAATACCTGGAGAAAACTCCAGATGACCTGTCAAGATTCAAGATTTGTACGTTTTTCTTGAATTTGAAAGCTTTGTTCAGATCATAGACAAGTTCTGTTTCCTGCATATGGCAAAAATCAATGAAGGGCAATCTAGGTTTCTTGAATTACTTTAAAGCCAGAGAAGAGAGCTTTGGTATGTTACTTGACCAAGGACGATGACCAAAGATGCATTAAAAGTCCTTATTGCATGGAGAAGAAGCTGCATTAAGGCTAGCAAATTAGCATGCGGTTCATAGCGAACATAATCTCTTTTTGACATAAGAAACTAAAATTTACCTGATAACCAAGACCACTAGTCCATCCCATTGTGTCAATCACCATACCAGAACGTCGAGATTCAGCGTTAATAGCAAACTCTTCTTCTAATTCTCGAGCAAGCTCTTCAACAAGGTATTTGTACAGCCTAAGGTTGTTTCTGAGAgtacaaaagaaaaggaaataaagaATATGAGTTCCAAGATTAGGTCATTTGGACCTTAAGATTCAGAATTTGAAGCCAATTACGTCGGTGTGTTGTGACCAAAATAGTGCACAAGGGCCTTATGAAGAGGTAATCCTTCAACAGGATCCATTGGCGTTTCAACAGATGTAGCAGCAATAGTTCCTGGTATGGTTATCGAGCTTTGTCCGATATTAAGGTCAACAAAGGTCGGTTTGCAACCATCATTTGCTGCCCAACTAAGAAGCATTTTGGCTAATGTGCTCTTTCCAGAGTCAGTATCTCCGACAATGATAACCCTTGGTCCCTTCATCATGCGAAACCGTACAAATTAACAAAACCACAACTCAACGTTGCTACATGGATATACTCAATTTTTAGTACGGAATAATAAAAGCACCTGTGA
This window encodes:
- the LOC103864217 gene encoding probable calcium-binding protein CML46 → MTVNHLYCLITMEKSSLSQSQHSSAFPLFGLVDTFLSVFFRWVSFAQILFSRCCPLLQHQQYVSEKKSKNLEVQSSITHDDGPCIEDAEMVMQSLGLITDPESLGVQKRYTAEELSNLFEEKEPSLEEVKQAFDVFDENKDGFLDPVDLQRVLTILGLKQGSNLDNCRRMISSFDGNKDGRIDFHGFVKFMENNLS
- the LOC103864218 gene encoding protein CLP1 homolog 5-like; this translates as MTPLEIDMSYCGLSMNSDAATGATEFNPQVRRVTLEKQSEIRIQVPQISPLKLRVLHGKVEIFGSELPRNVWLTFPPLQQFAVFTWYGATLEIDGVTETDNTSVETPMVSYLSIHNSLQVQRHRVTSSTRDYVSSQGPRVIIVGDTDSGKSTLAKMLLSWAANDGCKPTFVDLNIGQSSITIPGTIAATSVETPMDPVEGLPLHKALVHYFGHNTPTNNLRLYKYLVEELARELEEEFAINAESRRSGMVIDTMGWTSGLGYQLLLHAIRTFNASLVIVLGQETELVYDLNKAFKFKKNVQILNLDRSSGVFSRYSDFRKMLRNNSIQRYFSGATNNLTAYTKTAKFTDMQVYRIGALIEKSRSTEPLRITPVLIDKDLLNTVLAISYAKQPHHIISSIVAGFVYITDVDLGEERITYLSPSAAELPSKIFIMGTLTWHKT